Proteins found in one Fusarium oxysporum Fo47 chromosome V, complete sequence genomic segment:
- a CDS encoding Metallo-dependent phosphatase-like protein — MKSIAAPSLLAALLTTPALSKPVVDEKYPYKGPAVPVGDWVDPTVNGNGKGFPRLVEPPAVKPGSSNPSNNVNVISLSYTPGGINLHYQTPFGLGAAPAVHWGTSASELKNKATGSTTTYDRTPPCSAVKAVTQCNQFFHDVQISDLKPGKTYYYQIPAANGTTKSDVLSFTTAREAGDKSEFTIAVLNDMGYTNAAGTYKYLNKAVSDGAAFAWHGGDLSYADDWFSGILPCEDDWPVCYNGTSTSLPGGGPIPDDYKTPLPKGEVANQGSPRGGDMSVLYESNWDLWQQWLNSITLKIPYMVVPGNHEATCAEFDGGNNTLSAYLDNDKSNGTQPNTTLNYYSCPPSQRNFTAFQNRFHMAGDKSGGVGNFWYSFDYGLAHFVSINTETDYANSPEKPFAADLKGDETHPKANETYVTDSGPFGAVHGSYNDTKNYEQYQWLAKDLESVDRCKTPWVIVMGHRPMYSSEVAKYQVNIRAAFEDLMLKNNVDVYIAGHIHWYERLQPMGHNGTIDSGSIINNNTYKTNPGKSMVHLVNGAAGNLESHSVLDGEPRLNMTMFLDQTHFGFAKLTVHNETALSWNFVHGDGGVIGDELTVLKESASKCTASGSGNSSSSGGASGTKAPVATPTSAGTKTFVSDVLGLLVLALAL, encoded by the exons ATGAAGTCAATCGCTGCCCCCAGCCTCCTGGCTGCTCTTCTCACTACACCCGCTCTCTCAAAGCCAGTCGTCGATGAGAAGTATCCCTACAAGGGCCCTGCAGTTCCTGTCGGCGATTGGGTCGATCCCACCGTCAACGGCAATGGAAAAGGATTCCCTCGTCTCGTTGAACCTCCGGCCGTGAAGCCTGGTTCTTCAAACCCCAGCAACAACGTCAACGTTATTTCGCTGTCGTATACTCCTGGCGGTATCAACCTTCACTACCAGACTCCCTTCGGGCTTGGTGCTGCGCCTGCGGTTCATTGGGGAACGAGTGCGTCTGAGTTGAAGAATAAGGCTACTGGTTCGACTACCAC CTACGACCGCACTCCTCCTTGTTCAGCCGTCAAGGCTGTTACGCAGTGCAATCAGTTCTTCCACGATGTTCAGATCAGCGACCTCAAGCCTGGCAAGACTTACTATTACCAGATTCCTGCTGCTAACGGAACTACCAAGTCTGATGTCCTCAGCTTCACCACTGCTCGTGAAGCAGGTGACAAGTCAGAGTTCACCATCGCTGTTCTCAACGATATGGGATACACTAACGCAGCTGGTACTTACAAGTATCTCAACAAGGCTGTTTCTGATGGCGCTGCTTTTGCCTGGCACGGTGGTGATCTGAGCTATGCTGATGATTGGTTCTCGGGCATTCTGCCTTGCGAGGATGACTGGCCTGTTTGTTACAACGGAACTTCAACCAGTCTTCCCGGCGGTGGCCCTATTCCTGATGACTACAAGACTCCTCTTCCCAAGGGCGAGGTCGCTAACCAGGGCAGTCCCCGTGGTGGTGACATGAGCGTTCTGTACGAGTCAAACTGGGATCTCTGGCAGCAGtggctcaacagcatcacccTTAAAATTCCCTACATGGTTGTCCCCGGTAACCACGAAGCCACCTGCGCCGAGTTCGACGGCGGCAACAACACTCTATCTGCCTATCTCGACAACGACAAGAGCAACGGAACACAGCCCAACACCACGCTCAACTACTACTCCTGCCCTCCCTCGCAGCGCAACTTCACCGCTTTCCAGAACCGCTTCCACATGGCTGGCGACAAGTCCGGCGGTGTTGGCAACTTCTGGTACTCGTTCGACTACGGTCTAGCTCACTTTGTGTCCATCAACACAGAGACCGATTACGCCAACAGTCCCGAGAAGCCGTTTGCTGCGGATCTCAAGGGTGATGAGACGCATCCCAAGGCGAATGAGACTTATGTCACTGATTCTGGTCCCTTTGGCGCTGTGCATGGTTCTTATAATGATACCAAGAACTATGAGCAGTATCAATGGTTGGCTAAGGATCTTGAGAGCGTTGATCGATGCAAGACCCCTTGGGTAATCGTCATGGGTCATCGTCCTATGTACAGCTCCGAGGTGGCTAAGTACCAGGTTAACATCCGTGCTGCTTTTGAGGatctgatgttgaagaacaaCGTCGATGTCTACATTGCCGG TCACATCCACTGGTATGAGCGTCTTCAGCCCATGGGCCACAACGGCACCATCGACTCTGgctccatcatcaacaacaacacctACAAGACCAACCCTGGAAAGTCAATGGTTCATCTCGTCAACGGAGCTGCGGGTAACCTTGAGAGCCACAGCGTTCTCGATGGCGAGCCTCGTCTCAACATGACCATGTTCCTTGACCAGACACACTTTGGTTTCGCCAAGTTGACTGTTCATAACGAAACTGCTCTTTCTTGGAACTTTGTCCAcggtgatggtggtgttATTGGCGATGAGCTTACTGTCTTGAAGGAGAGTGCTTCGAAGTGCACTGCTTCTGGCTCTGGAAactcttcttcgtctggaGGCGCCAGCGGTACCAAGGCCCCGGTTGCTACTCCTACCAGCGCTGGTACCAAGACATTTGTCTCTGAcgttcttggcctccttgtTCTCGCTCTGGCTTTGTAG
- a CDS encoding uncharacterized protein (of unknown function-domain containing protein), with amino-acid sequence MNHSKPRAEKAEGNIGNSFASLAGEKETLLPERCLDLKREIIGDKSNQDALTAAWARLTARLAELSDEIEEKQQRTIPEATYHELVENPSFELVQRIRQCGSVVIRKTVSEEQALKWLDDVREYIKLNPQVKGFPEDDKQVYEIYWSKAQQQARSHSQMLKTQAALLSIFTAAPDCKVSLTSPLVYSDRLRIRNPGDAKFALGPHMDGSSIERWEDPTYRQVYEKILTGNWEEFDAWEMDKRADAVHDLYPGPGSTGLFRSWQGWTSLSETGPTDGTLLVYPFIREHTSYLLMRPLFRPKKPKSEFQDRKAYLSPDNWELDFDTTNFPGPSHHRNQELNDETHPHLELPRTMVCMPKVYPGDSVWWHSDVIHAVNLGTMNMEYIRDQKATLLSGRPPPDFPGGTGESEFKSRGTGDDLLTVEGKEGIGLVPFKLTDTMSET; translated from the exons ATGAACCATTCCAAGCCACGCGCCGAGAAGGCAGAGGGAAAT ATCGGTAATTCGTTTGCTTCTCTCGCAGGGGAGAAAGAGACCCTCCTGCCTGAGAGATGCCTGGATCTTAAGCG TGAAATCATCGGCGACAAGTCCAATCAAGACGCTCTCACCGCAGCTTGGGCACGATTGACTGCTCGTCTTGCCGAGCTGTctgatgaaattgaggaGAAGCAGCAACGC ACCATCCCGGAGGCAACCTACCACGAGCTCGTCGAGAATCCCTCATTTGAGCTTGTCCAACGAATCAGGCAGTGCGGATCTGTAGTAATTCGCAAGACTGTTTCCGAAGAACAG GCATTGAAATGGCTTGACGATGTGCGAGAGTATATCAAATTAAATCCCCAAGTAAAAGGCTTCCCGGAGGATGATAAGCAGGTTTACGAGATCTA CTGGTCCAAAGCTCAACAGCAGGCGCGTTCGCACTCACAAATGTTGAAAACCCAAGCAGCGCTCTTATCCATCTTTACCGCTGCGCCAGACTGCAAAGTCTCACTTACAAGCCCGCTTGTCTACTCGGATCGTCTTCGGATTAGGAACCCAGGCGACGCCAAATTCGCTCTGGGTCCTCATATGGATGGAAGTAGTATTGAAAGATGGGAAGATCCTACTTATCGACAAGTCTATGAGAAAATCCTCACCGGTAACTGGGAGGAGTTCGATGCCTGGGAGATGG ATAAGCGTGCCGATGCAGTCCATGACTTATACCCCGGCCCCGGAAGT ACGGGTTTGTTCCGTTCATGGCAGGGTTGGACGTCTCTCTCTGAGACAGGTCCCACAGATGGAACTCTACTTGTATACCCTTTTATCCGTGAACACACCTCATATCTGCTCATGCGCCCTTTGTTCAGGCCCAAGAAGCCTAAGTCAGAATTCCAAGATCGAAAGGCCTACCTGTCACCCGACAATTGGGAGCTTGACTTCGACACCACCAACTTCCCTGGTCCTTCTCACCATCGCAACCAAGAACTAAACGACGaaactcatcctcatcttgagCTACCGCGAACCATGGTGTGCATGCCCAAAGTATATCCCGGAGATTCAGTATGGTGGCACAGCGATGTAATCCACGCAGTGAATCTCGGCACAATG AACATGGAATACATCCGGGACCAGAAGGCGACGCTCCTCTCGGGACGGCCACCTCCAGACTTTCCCGGTGGGACTGGCGAGAGCGAGTTCAAGAGCCGAGGTACAGGGGATGACCTTTTGACTGTGGAAGGAAAGGAAGG AATTGGCCTTGTTCCTTTCAAACTCACGGATACAATGTCAGAGACCTAA
- a CDS encoding glycoside hydrolase superfamily yields MRVSTLLGLSAYAVAEASCSRNIIYYDQWHTNDLPPKDVTHSVTHVMMSFANSSLFTTEPSGKYEPFQPLKQVRALFDHDIKVCLAIGGWGDNAGFDAGLKTDRSRERFARNVASTLDRLGYDCVDIDMEYPGGNGADYKQVVNSKKTYEIQAFPKLLKEIKKFIGSKELSIAVPGLERDMIAYIPSETPLIEKSVDFVNVMTYDLMNRRDSYTTHHVSVKGAARAIDKYLSLGFPAHKLVLGIPFYAKWFTTKQGYKCTNPIGCPTELLENPKDGSDTGKSGSMTFEAANFVSAPTNLTTTPDATCGAGTFFKCATGGCCAASGWCGDTAAHCGTGCQSAYGHCDGIDLSASFHEALDKGKTDKVNGGQWYWDAPNRIFWSWDTPELIAEKINLLAKTRGVKSVMAWALALDSHDWSHLKAMQQGFDRVNA; encoded by the exons ATGCGTGTTTCCACCCTCTTGGGCCTGAGCGCCTACGCCGTCGCCGAGGCGAGCTGTTCGCGCAACATCATTTACTATGACCAGTGGCACACCAACGATCTCCCCCCCAAGGACGTCACGCACAGCGTCACCCACGTCATGATGTCCTTTGCCAATTCTTCGCTCTTCACTACTGAGCCTTCTGGCAAGTACGAGCCTTTCCAGCCTCTCAAGCAGGTTCGCGCTCTTTTCGACCATGACATCAAGGTCTGTCTTGCTATTGGTGGTTGGGGCGACAATGCTGGTTTCGACGCGGGTCTCAAGACCGATCGCAGCCGGGAGAGGTTCGCTCGCAACGTTGCCTCTACTCTTGATAGACTCGGTTACGACTGTGTTG ACATCGACATGGAGTATCCCGGTGGTAACGGCGCCGACTACAAGCAGGTCGTCAACTCCAAGAAGACCTACGAGATCCAGGCCTTCcccaagctcctcaaggagatcaagaagttCATCGGCTCAAAGGAGCTCTCCATCGCTGTCCCTGGTCTTGAGCGTGACATGATCGCCTACATCCCCAGCGAGACCCCTCTCATCGAGAAGTCCGTCGACTTTGTCAAC GTCATGACCTACGATCTCATGAACCGCCGTGATTCCTACACCACCCACCACGTCTCCGTCAAGGGTGCTGCCCGTGCCATCGACAAGTATCTCTCCCTCGGCTTCCCCGCTCACAAGCTTGTCCTCGGCATTCCCTTCTACGCCAAGTGGTTCACCACCAAGCAGGGCTACAAGTGCACCAACCCCATCGGCTGCCCTACTGAGCTCCTCGAGAACCCCAAGGATGGTAGCGACActggcaagtctggctccATGACCTTTGAGGCTGCCAACTTTGTTTCTGCCCCTACCAACTTGACTACTACTCCCGATGCTACCTGCGGTGCTGGTACTTTCTTCAAGTGCGCTACTGGAGGTTGCTGTGCCGCTTCTGGCTGGTG TGGTGATACCGCTGCTCACTGCGGTACTGGCTGCCAGTCCGCCTACGGCCACTGTGACGGCATTGATCTGTCCGCCTCATTCCACGAGGCTCTcgacaagggcaagactgACAAGGTCAACGGAGGACAGTGGTACTGGGATGCCCCCAACCGCATCTTCTGGTCCTGGGACACTCCCGAGCTCATCgctgagaagatcaaccTTCTTGCCAAGACCCGCGGTGTCAAGAGTGTCATGGCCTGGGCTCTTGCTCTTGACAGCCATGACTGGAGCCACCTCAAGGCTATGCAGCAGGGCTTCGACCGTGTTAACGCTTAG
- a CDS encoding Aldehyde/histidinol dehydrogenase codes for MLSKLLLAAMGSILAQSAAVHAAGSIGYLFTFGDSYSQTGFDPNGAKPSAANPLGNPPFPGWTAAGGANWVGDIVKEQNNSLVLSYNFAYGGATVDANIVKPYASTVLSFVDQVNQFSNSVGKHPAGTSWTAQNTIAGVWIGVNDVGNSFYLQDADAVVEKATTRYFELLQVLYKAGLRKFVLLSVPPTELTPLMIQQGADSNALLVKAIKLYNSKLASKLSAFKKANSGVKTLLVDTSVSFKKAINNPKAYGAPDATCYNSDGKSCLWFNDYHPGIAINQLVAEQVANELEANGFGCFPIEQKVDFQTFWNVINNELSSTSETRRGICPSTEEPLWESPVSTQQDVDQAVSAAKAAYPAWRKLSWDERANYLVKFADAIEAHKQEFIELLGREAGKPPQAGGFELMLVMEHIRETPKLTIKEDKPDENEDRTAVVRYVPLGVGVGIVPWNFPMLLGIGKAYPAMLAGNTFIWKPSPYSPYSALKLAEIGAKVLPPGVFQALSGGDDLGPMLTAHPGVAKIMEACAATLKRVTLELGGNDAAIVCEDVDIPAVAGKVAFLAYVHGGQICMNIKRIYVHESIYDKFVSEVVKFLEVLKTGNFSDPEAFFGPIQNKMQYDKLQRLYEEIDKQGWQRAFGSASAAKWDKGYFIPPVLIDNPPEDSEIVQTEPFGPIVPVMKWQSEDDVISRVNASDYGLGASVWSKDVARARRMAEQLEAGSVWVNTHFEVAPNVPFGGHKHSGIGMDWGEVGLKGWCNPQAYWEKHSG; via the exons ATGCTGtccaaacttcttcttgctgccaTGGGTAGCATCTTGGCTCAGAGCGCTGCAGTCCACGCAGCGGGAAGCATCGGCTATCTCTTCACTTT TGGCGACTCATACTCCCAGACAGGCTTCGACCCCAACGGTGCAAAGCCCTCCGCTGCAAACCCACTCGGCAACCCGCCCTTCCCCGGATGGACAGCAGCTGGTGGTGCGAATTGGGTTGGAGACATTGTCAAAGAGCAAAACAACTCTCTCGTGCTGTCGTATAACTTTGCGTATGGAGGTGCTACTGTCGATGCCAACATCGTCAAGCCCTATGCAAGCACTGTCTTGAGCTTCGTAGACCAGGTCAACCAGTTCTCTAACTCTGTTGGCAAGCATCCAGCTGGTACCTCTTGGACAGCGCAGAATACCATTGCAGGAGTGTGGATCGGCGTTAATGACGTCGGAAACTCTTTCTATTTGCAGGATGCTGACGCAGTGGTTGAGAAGGCGACTACGAGATACTTTGAGTTACTACAGGTTCTGTACAAGGCTGGCTTGCGCAAGTTTGTCTTGCTCAGCGTCCCAC CAACCGAGTTGACACCATTGATGATCCAACAAGGCGCTGACTCAAACGCTCTTCtcgtcaaggccatcaagctctACAACAGCAAGTTGGCCTCAAAGCTCAGCGCTTTCAAGAAAGCTAACTCTGGTGTCAAAACTCTTCTTGTCGACACGTCTGTTTCTTTCAAGAAAGCTATCAACAACCCCAAAGCCTATGGTGCTCCTGACGCAACTTGCTACAACAGCGATGGGAAGTCATGC CTGTGGTTCAATGACTATCACCCTGGAATTGCTATTAACCAGCTTGTGGCTGAACAGGTGGCGAATGAACTTGAGGCCAATGGCTTTGGATG TTTCCCCATTGAGCAGAAAGTTGACTTCCAA ACTTTCTGGAacgtcatcaacaacgagtTGAGCTCTACTTCGGAAACCCGACGTGGTATCTGCCCTAGTACTGAGGAGCCTCTCTGGGAGTCACCCGTATCGACCCAACAAGATGTCGATCAAGCTGTAAGCGCTGCGAAAGCGGCATACCCTGCGTGGCGAAAGCTATCATGGGATGAGCGTGCCAACTACCTCGTCAAATTCGCAGATGCTATCGAGGCACATAAGCAAGAGTTTATTGAACTTCTGGGCCGTGAAGCTGGCAAACCGCCCCAGGCCGGTGGTTTTGAGTTGATGCTTGTCATGGAGCATATTCGAGAGACTCCAAAGCTGACGATCAAGGAGGACAAGCccgatgagaatgaagat AGAACAGCCGTTGTGCGCTACGTTCCCCTCGGCGTCGGCGTCGGCATCGTTCCATGGAACTTCCCCATGTTGCTGGGTATTGGAAAAGCGTACCCTGCCATGCTGGCTGGTAACACGTTCATATGGAAGCCCTCACCATATTCTCCGTACTCTGCCCTTAAGCTTGCAGAGATTGGAGCCAAAGTCCTTCCTCCTGGCGTGTTCCAAGCTTTGAGCGGTGGTGATGACCTTGGACCTATGCTGACTGCTCATCCTGGTGTAGCTAAG ATCATGGAGGCTTGTGCAGCTACGTTGAAGCGTGTCACTCTTGAATTGGGCGGTAACGATGCTGCGATTGTCTGTGAAGATGTCGACATTCCTGCAGTGGCTGGAAAG GTCGCGTTTCTCGCCTATGTTCACGGCGGACAAATCTGCATGAACATCAAGCGCATCTATGTCCATGAGAGCATCTACGACAAGTTCGTGTCTGAAGTGGTGAAGTTCTTGGAAGTTCTTAAGACCGGCAACTTCTCTGACCCTGAAGCCTTCTTTGGACCTATCCAGAATAAGATGCAGTATGACAAACTCCAGCGCCTCTATGAAGAGATCGACAAGCAAGGATGGCAACGCGCATTCGGCAGCGCATCAGCTGCGAAATGGGATAAAGGCTACTTCATCCCACCAGTTCTCATCGACAACCCGCCCGAGGACTCAGAAATCGTGCAAACTGAACCCTTTGGTCCAATCGTTCCTGTCATGAAGTGGCAGTCCGAAGACGATGTTATATCCAGGGTCAATGCATCAGACTATGGTCTTGGAGCGTCTGTCTGGAGTAAAGATGTTGCTCGTGCTCGAAGAATGGCTGAACAATTGGAAGCGGGAAGTGTTTGGGTCAACACGCATTTCGAGGTTGCGCCGAATGTCCCGTTTGGGGGACATAAGCACAGCGGTATTGGTATGGATTGGGGGGAGGTCGGTCTAAAGGGCTGGTGTAATCCTCAGGCTTACTGGGAAAAGCATTCTGGGTGA
- a CDS encoding glycoside hydrolase superfamily — protein sequence MGDISALQTVEEHAQHELGLDVEQVLKQLTTVEKIDLLAGIDFWHTKAIPRLGIPSIRMSDGPNGVRGTRFFNGVPAACFPCGTGLAATWNTELLHQAGSLMGSEARAKGVHVLLGPTVNMQRSPLGGRAFESFSEDPVLAGYCAASIVAGIQETGVVASIKHFVANDQEHERMAVDSLVTERALREIYTLPFQIAVRDANPGSFMTSYNKVNGTHVSDNKDMIEKVVRGEWGWEGLVTSDWYGTYSTVESVEAGLDIEMPGPTRWRGQMLLHALMSRKIDLETVNERVRQVLKLVDRAIRTGVPSNAPEVSQNTPETAALLRRIAGESIVLLKNDHNALPFNRGETVAVIGANAKTAVFCGGGSATLRPYYAVSPFQGITNKADDVRYSVGCYAHKMLPVLGPRLKTVDGQPGVAFRAFTSPESDHGRQPVDELLLDSTDMYFADYYHPKITEDLWYGEIEATFEADETCDFEFGLCVFGTARLYVDGELLIDNETAQRSGGSFFNVGTVEETGIKKVTAGQTYKINVVFASGAASKLGDNEGVVSYGSGGLRIGGAKVIVPDEEIANAVQLASSVDQVVLCVGLNSDFEQEGHDRSHIDLPGRTDELVAAVAKVNPRTVVVVQSGSPVSMPWANDVAAVIQAWYGGNETGNAIADVLFGDVNPSGKLPLSFPTRIEDNPAFLNYRSEHGRVLYGEDVYVGYRYYETVKKPTLWSFGSGVSYTTFSLSNLQIQQRPGKHGQLLLIDVTVENVGQVDGAEVVQVYVSQRTPSINRPVKELKGFSKVSVEAGKSSVARIVIDRKYATSYWDETRHKWTEEGGIYDLLVGTSSRDTPLTGMFEVADTTWWSGL from the exons ATGGGTGACATCTCCGCCCTGCAGACAGTCGAGGAACATGCCCAACACGAGCTTGGCTTGGATGTTGAGCAGGTTCTTAAGCAATTGACTACTGTCGAGAAGATAGACCTGCTTGCCG GAATCGATTTCTGGCATACGAAAGCCATTCCTCGACTTGGTATTCCTTCTATTCGAATGTCAGATGGACCAAATGGCGTGCGTGGCACTCGCTTCTTCAATGGTGTACCTGCAGCCTGCTTTCCTTGTGGAACAGGCTTGGCAGCGACTTGGAACACAGAGCTCCTACACCAAGCTGGTTCTCTGATGGGTTCCGAGGCCCGGGCCAAAGGTGTCCATGTGCTATTAGGTCCGACAGTCAATATGCAGCGTAGTCCTCTGGGCGGTAGAGCCTTTGAATCCTTTTCTGAAGACCCTGTTCTTGCTGGATACTGCGCGGCATCGATAGTAGCTGGTATTCAAGAGACTGGTGTCGTCGCCTCGATCAAGCACTTTGTCGCTAACGACCAGGAGCACGAGCGCATGGCTGTCGACTCCCTTGTTACCGAAAGGGCTCTCCGCGAGATCTATACACTTCCTTTCCAAATCGCGGTTAGAGATGCCAACCCAGGATCATTCATGACTTCATACAACAAGGTCAACGGCACACATGTCAGCGATAACAAGGATATGATTGAGAAGGTTGTTAGAGGTGAATGGGGGTGGGAAGGGCTTGTCACTAGTGACTG GTACGGAACCTACTCGACCGTCGAATCCGTCGAAGCGGGTCTTGACATCGAAATGCCAGGACCGACACGATGGCGCGGACAAATGCTGTTGCACGCTCTCATGTCTAGGAAGATTGATCTGGAAACTGTCAATGAGCGCGTGCGGCAGGTCTTGAAGCTGGTCGATCGAGCTATCCGAACCGGAGTCCCTTCAAACGCCCCCGAAGTATCCCAGAACACTCCGGAGACAGCAGCTCTGCTGAGGAGGATCGCAGGGGAATCCATTGTGCTTCTAAAGAACGATCACAACGCCCTGCCGTTTAACAGGGGAGAAACT GTTGCTGTCATTGGGGCCAATGCCAAGACTGCTGTCTTTTGTGGTGGTGGCTCTGCCACTTTGCGGCCGTATTACGCAGTTTCACCTTTCCAGGGTATCACAAACAAGGCTGATGATGTCCGCTACTCTGTTGGGTGCTACGCTCACAAAATGCTTCCAGTTCTTGGTCCAAGATTGAAGACTGTTGACGGTCAACCCGGTGTCGCATTCCGAGCCTTCACGTCCCCGGAGAGCGACCATGGTCGGCAGCCTGTCGATGAACTATTACTCGACAGTACAGACATGTACTTTGCCGACTACTACCACCCGAAAATCACCGAAGATCTCTGGTACGGTGAGATCGAAGCAACCTTCGAGGCCGACGAGACTTGCGATTTCGAATTCGGGCTGTGCGTGTTTGGCACCGCCAGACTCTACGTTGATGGTGAGCTCCTGATCGACAACGAGACGGCGCAGCGCTCAGGCggaagcttcttcaacgtcGGCACGGTCGAGGAGACCGGCATCAAGAAGGTGACGGCAGGGCAGACGTACAAGATCAACGTCGTCTTTGCTAGCGGCGCCGCTTCCAAACTTGGTGACAACGAAGGCGTTGTCTCTTACGGAAGCGGCGGCTTGCGTATAGGCGGAGCCAAGGTCATCGTTCCAGACGAGGAGATTGCCAACGCGGTCCAGCTCGCCAGTTCCGTTGACCAAGTCGTCCTCTGCGTCGGTCTCAATTCCGACTTTGAACAAGAGGGCCACGACCGCTCGCACATAGACCTCCCTGGCCGAACCGACGAGCTGGTCGCAGCGGTGGCAAAGGTCAACCCTCGCACCGTCGTGGTAGTTCAGTCTGGCTCTCCTGTGAGTATGCCATGGGCGAACGATGTCGCTGCCGTGATCCAGGCGTGGTACGGCGGCAACGAAACAGGCAATGCCATTGCCGACGTTCTCTTTGGCGATGTCAACCCTTCTGGGAAGCTGCCGCTGTCTTTCCCGACTAGGATTGAGGACAACCCTGCATTCCTCAATTATCGGTCTGAACACGGTCGGGTTCTATACGGTGAGGATGTATACGTCGGCTACCGTTATTACGAAACTGTCAAGAAGCCTACTCTTTGGTCCTTTGGGTCGGGGGTTTCATATACCACATTTTCTCTATCCAATCTTCAAATACAACAGAGACCTGGCAAGCATGGTCAGTTGCTTCTGATTGACGTTACTGTCGAGAATGTCGGACAAGTTGATGGTGCAGAGGTAGTCCAGGTGTATGTCTCTCAAAGGACTCCATCCATCAACCGCCCTGTCAAGGAGCTGAAAGGTTTCTCAAAGGTGTCGGTAGAGGCAGGTAAATCATCAGTTGCTCGTATTGTCATCGATAGGAAATATGCCACGAGCTACTGGGATGAGACACGGCATAAGTGGACGGAGGAGGGTGGGATTTATGACCTATTGGTCGGTACTTCGAGCCGTGATACTCCCTTGACAGGCATGTTCGAGGTTGCTGATACTACGTGGTGGTCTGGCCTGTAG